AGGAGGCGGTCCGTGTCCGCGTGGCGTGGACCCACCAGGTCGGCGCGGCGCTCGGGCGCGTGGACGCCATCGTGACGCCCACGCTGCCGCAGCCCGCGTTTCCGGTCGAGACGCAGTTGGGCGAGCCCCCGGACACCAGCTGGGGGACGCGGCACTTCAACATGTCGGGCCATCCGGCGCTCACGGTGCCGTGCGGCTTCACCTCGGCGGGGCTGCCGGTCGGCATGCAGCTGGCGGGGCGGTATTTCGACGAAGCGTCGCTGTTCCGCATCGCGCACGCATACGAACAGGCGACGCCCTGGCACACGCGCCGTCCCGCGCTGGCGGCGGCCGCGGCGTGACGCGCGACGGGCAGGGCCGCGCAGACCAGATTCGCGCCGAGCTAGCGCGCCAGGGGATCGCGGCGGACGAAGACGACCTCGCCGTCATCGTGAAGATCGTCGCCGCGAATCGGGCGGGCCTCGAGCGCGCGCGGGCGGCCGTCCGCGGCGACCCCGAGGTTCCACACGGCTTCGTGCCACCGGCGCCGCCGGGCGACGCGGCGCCGCATGCCGGACGCTGAGCGGGGTGCGATGATGTCGACCGACGTGCGCTCCAGGATGGAGATCCCGTACAAGTTTCCCTATCCTGTGACCGACGAGATGCTGCGCGCCGTCCACGACGTGATGCGGCGGCGCATCCACTACTTCGGCCCGTACACAGACGCGCTCGAGGCAAAACTCGCGGCCCTGAGCGGCACGACCCGGGCCGTCGCCTGCACGTCAGGCAGCAGCGCGATCCTGATCGGGCTCCACGCGTGCGGCGTGCGCGCCGGCGACGAGGTCGTCATGCCGGCCAACATCTACGGCGGCGTGCCCGAGGCGGTGCTGCAGCTCGGCGCGGTGCCGGTCCTGGTCGACATCGAGCCCGAGACCGACAACATCGACGTGGATCAGGTGGAGGCGGCGCTTACGCCGCGCACGCGGGCGATCGCGGTCCAGCACTGCTACGGCCACGCGGCCGACATGGATCCCCTGCGCGACCTCGCCAAACGCCGGGGCGTGCGGGTTCTCGAGGACGCGGCGCACACGCTGGGCGGCCGCTACAAGGATCGGCCGACCGGCGGCCTGGGAGACGTCGGCGTCTTCGCGTTCAGCAACAAAGGGATTTCCGCCACCGGGGTGGGCGGTGCGGCGACCGCCGGGGATCCCGGCCTGGCGCAGGACCTCGTCGACCGCCGGTACCACGGCCGGCGGGGCGGCTACGAGACATTCGTGCTCGGCTACAACTTTCGCCTGACTGAGATGGTGGCCGCGGTCGCGTCCTGCCAGCTCGATCAGCTGCAGGCCTGGAACGCGCAGCGGCGGCGTAACGCCGCCGACTACACCCGCCGGCTTCGCGACAGTGGTCTGCCGCTCGGTCTGCCGGTGGAGCGGCCGTACGCCGGGCATACGTGGCTGCACTACGTCGTCCGGCTCAAGGCGCGCGACGCGCTCATGGACCACCTGCAGCAGCGCGGCGTTACGACGGCGGTCCATTACCCCGTGGCGGTGCACCGCCACGCGGGGTTCGCCGGGCGGCTGTCCTACCGTGAAGGCCAGTTTCCCCGCAGCGAAGCGGCGTGCCGGGAGATCCTGTCGCTCCCGTGCCACCCCGCGGTGGGGGAGGCTGAGGTCGAGTATGTGACGGCCGCCGTCGCCGAGTTCTTCGCTGGCCGCGGCTGATCCGGGGAGGGAGGGGCACATGGAGATTCCGTACCGCGCGCCGATCGTCACCGATGAGATGCGCCGCAAGGCGCTCGAGGTGCTGGAAAGCGGCAAGACGTTCGGCGGGCAGGAAACCGAGCGCTTCGAGGTCGAGCTTGCGCAGCGCTGCGGCTGCCGCTACGGCGTGAGCGCGAACTCCGGTACGTCGGTGACGATGCTCACGCTGGACGCGCGCGGCATCGGCCGGGGCGACGAGGTGATCATGGCCGCGAACGCGTACATCGGCGTCCTCGCGGCGGTCGTGAAGCTCGGCGCCACGCCGGTACTGGTCGAGGCCGATCCCGACACCGGCAACATCGCGCCCGCGGCCGCGGCCACGGCGATCACCTCGAAGACCCGCGCGATCGTGCCGATCCACATGTACGGCTTTCCATGCGAGATGGACCCGATCGTCGCCGCGGCGCGGGCGCGCGGGGTGTTCGTCCTGGAGGACGCGGCCCACGCGCTCGGCGCGGAGTACAAGGGCCGACCGGCCGGCGGCCTCGGCGACGCCGGGTTCTTCAGCTTCTCCGGCAAGATGATCACCGTATTCAGCACGGGCGGCGCCGTCGTTACAAACGATCGCGCGCTGGCGGAGGGCATCTCGAGCCTGCGCGACCAGGGCCGGCTGCGGGACGAGAAGATCAGCTTCATCCGCCGCACCGACGCGGCGTGGTACGACCAGCGGTGGATCGGGTACAACATGCACCTGTCCGAGATGGCGTGCGCACTCGGCCGGCTCCAGCTCCGGCTGCTCGACGATTTCACGGCGAAACGGCGCAAGGGCGCCGCCTACTACACCGCGCGCTTCCGGGACGCGGGGCTGCCGTTCCGTCTGCCGCCCGAGCGCCCGTGGGCGAACCCCTCGTATCTGCACTACGTGGTCTGGACATCGCGGCGCGATGCGCTGGCCGAGTTCCTTCGCCGGCGCGAGGTCGCGGCGAGCATCCACTATCCGACGCCGCTGCACCTGCTAGAGCCGATGAAGGCTCGATACGGCACCCGCGAGGGCCAGTTCCCGATCGCGGAGCGGCTGTGCCGCGAAAATCTGTCGCTGCCCGTGGGGCCCCATATGACCGACGACATGCTGACGCGCGTGGCCGACTCGGTCATCGCGTTTTTCAAGGAGGGCCGGGCTGCCGCGTAGCGGCGCTGGCTTCCTTCCTCCAGAATCGATCGCGGCCGTCCCGCGGGGGACGGCCGCGTCGTTCGCGGGGCAGAATGTCGCTCGGGCGATCCCGAGGTCGCGGTCGTTCCATTCCTACGGGAAGACCCGGCCACACCAGGGCGTGAGCCGCTGAAACGCCTCGGCGAACTTGATGGCGGGGTCCCCCGCGACGTACGCTGCCTGGGTGCCGCGCTGCTGGGACCGCGTGCGGTAGCGCTCGACGTGGTAGGGCTGCGCGCGAAATTCTGCCGTCGCGCGCATCTTCGCGTCCATGGTATCCGTGATGTCGATGAAGTAATCGGGCACAAAGCCCGCCATCTCGGTCAGGGGCTGCGTCGGCTCGCAGGCGAAGATCTGCGTCGGCGTGAGCGCCGGCAGGTCTGGCTCGACGCCGGCCAGGCCCGTGTAGTACGCGGCTTCCATGGTCGCCTGGTACGTCGTCGTGTGGTCGGGGTTGTACGGCTCCTTAGCCGGGTGCGTGATGATGATCCGCGGCCGGAACGTCCGGATCTCGCGCACGAGCCGCATGAGCCGCTCGAAATCGAAAGTCAGCGGCTGGTCGCGGTAGTCGTAGAAGACGATCTCGACGCCCAGGATCTCCGCCGCGGCCCGGGCCTCGGCGCGCCGCACCTCGGCCACCTCCTCCTCGGTCGTCTTGCCGCCGCGCGCCTTCCAGAACTCGTTCGACTCCCCGCGCGCCCCCGGGCTCATGACGGCGACGCGGACGTGGGCCCCGGACGCGGCGTACCGGGCCAGCGTGCCGCCCGCGCGGACGCAGAAGTCTGCGGCGTGGGCGCTGATGCACAACACACGATCATTCACCATGATGGATCCCTCCTCGGAGTGCGTGGGCGGTCAGCGGGCCGGCCGCTCGAGCACCTGCCGGTTGACCAGAAACGCGGGCGGTCGGCCTTCGAGCGCCTCGACCACCTGCTGGGCGGCGTCGCGCTGGCCCTGCCTAGTTGATTCTTCGGAGTAGAAGCCGATGTGCCCAGACACCGTCACGTGGGGGAGCGAGAGCAGCGGGTGGTCGGTCCGCAGCGGCTCCTCGGCGAACACGTCGAGCCCCGCGCCGGCGAGCCGCCCCTCGCGCAGCGCGTCGACGAGGGCCGGCTCGTCGACCACCCCGCCGCGCGAGGTGTTCACCACCACCGCACCGGGCTTCATCGTCGCGATCGCCTCGCGCGACACAATCTGGCGCGTTTCCGCCGTGAGCGGCAGGTGAATCGAGAGGATGTCCGCCTCGGACACGCAGGTCTTGAAATCCACGGACCGCACGTGTTCGGAATTGAAGACGGCGCCTCC
The nucleotide sequence above comes from bacterium. Encoded proteins:
- a CDS encoding DegT/DnrJ/EryC1/StrS family aminotransferase, with translation MPDAERGAMMSTDVRSRMEIPYKFPYPVTDEMLRAVHDVMRRRIHYFGPYTDALEAKLAALSGTTRAVACTSGSSAILIGLHACGVRAGDEVVMPANIYGGVPEAVLQLGAVPVLVDIEPETDNIDVDQVEAALTPRTRAIAVQHCYGHAADMDPLRDLAKRRGVRVLEDAAHTLGGRYKDRPTGGLGDVGVFAFSNKGISATGVGGAATAGDPGLAQDLVDRRYHGRRGGYETFVLGYNFRLTEMVAAVASCQLDQLQAWNAQRRRNAADYTRRLRDSGLPLGLPVERPYAGHTWLHYVVRLKARDALMDHLQQRGVTTAVHYPVAVHRHAGFAGRLSYREGQFPRSEAACREILSLPCHPAVGEAEVEYVTAAVAEFFAGRG
- a CDS encoding DegT/DnrJ/EryC1/StrS family aminotransferase, producing MEIPYRAPIVTDEMRRKALEVLESGKTFGGQETERFEVELAQRCGCRYGVSANSGTSVTMLTLDARGIGRGDEVIMAANAYIGVLAAVVKLGATPVLVEADPDTGNIAPAAAATAITSKTRAIVPIHMYGFPCEMDPIVAAARARGVFVLEDAAHALGAEYKGRPAGGLGDAGFFSFSGKMITVFSTGGAVVTNDRALAEGISSLRDQGRLRDEKISFIRRTDAAWYDQRWIGYNMHLSEMACALGRLQLRLLDDFTAKRRKGAAYYTARFRDAGLPFRLPPERPWANPSYLHYVVWTSRRDALAEFLRRREVAASIHYPTPLHLLEPMKARYGTREGQFPIAERLCRENLSLPVGPHMTDDMLTRVADSVIAFFKEGRAAA
- a CDS encoding PIG-L deacetylase family protein yields the protein MVNDRVLCISAHAADFCVRAGGTLARYAASGAHVRVAVMSPGARGESNEFWKARGGKTTEEEVAEVRRAEARAAAEILGVEIVFYDYRDQPLTFDFERLMRLVREIRTFRPRIIITHPAKEPYNPDHTTTYQATMEAAYYTGLAGVEPDLPALTPTQIFACEPTQPLTEMAGFVPDYFIDITDTMDAKMRATAEFRAQPYHVERYRTRSQQRGTQAAYVAGDPAIKFAEAFQRLTPWCGRVFP